The Enterococcus sp. 7F3_DIV0205 genome has a window encoding:
- a CDS encoding YlaN family protein, whose protein sequence is MESISKDFAIQLLNDDAQRIMMLIRNQKNSLCISQCKAFEEVVDTQMYGFSRQVTYAIRLGILSSKQGHQLLSDLEKELNQLYSDVYEETQEKKESGKEV, encoded by the coding sequence ATGGAATCCATTTCAAAAGATTTTGCTATTCAGCTGTTAAACGATGATGCACAAAGGATCATGATGTTGATCCGTAATCAAAAAAATAGCCTATGTATTTCCCAGTGTAAGGCTTTTGAGGAAGTCGTAGATACACAAATGTATGGTTTTTCTCGTCAAGTGACCTATGCCATTCGGTTAGGTATCTTAAGTTCCAAACAAGGACATCAATTGCTAAGTGATTTAGAAAAAGAACTTAATCAATTATATAGTGACGTTTATGAGGAAACACAAGAAAAAAAAGAAAGTGGCAAGGAGGTTTAA
- the pfkA gene encoding 6-phosphofructokinase yields MKRIGILTSGGDAPGMNAAIRAVVRKGIFDGIEVYGINYGFAGLVAGDIRRLDIADVGDKIQRGGTFLYSARYPEFATEEGQLKGIEQLKKFGIEGLVVIGGDGSYHGAMALTKRGFPAVGIPGTIDNDIPGTDFTIGFDTAINTVLESIDRIRDTATSHVRTFVIEVMGRGAGDIALWSGVAGGADEIIIPEHDFDMVNVAKRIREGRDRGKKHCLIILAEGVMGGNEFADKLSEHGDFHTRVSILGHVVRGGSPSARDRVLASKFGSYAVELLKAGKGGQCIGMLDNQVVSADIVDTLENHKHKPDLSLYDLNQEISF; encoded by the coding sequence ATGAAACGTATCGGTATTTTAACCAGTGGGGGAGACGCCCCAGGAATGAACGCTGCAATTCGTGCAGTGGTACGTAAAGGGATTTTTGACGGGATCGAAGTTTATGGTATTAACTACGGTTTTGCAGGTTTGGTGGCTGGTGATATCCGCCGCTTAGACATTGCAGATGTTGGCGACAAAATTCAACGTGGAGGAACTTTCTTATATTCTGCCCGTTATCCAGAATTCGCAACAGAAGAAGGCCAACTAAAAGGAATCGAACAATTGAAAAAATTCGGCATCGAAGGTTTAGTTGTTATCGGCGGTGACGGATCTTATCACGGTGCCATGGCACTGACAAAACGTGGTTTCCCAGCTGTAGGTATTCCAGGGACAATCGATAATGATATTCCAGGAACAGATTTTACGATTGGTTTTGATACTGCGATCAATACCGTATTGGAATCGATTGACCGTATTCGTGATACTGCAACTTCACACGTTCGTACATTCGTTATTGAAGTAATGGGTCGTGGCGCAGGCGATATCGCTCTTTGGTCAGGTGTGGCCGGTGGTGCGGATGAAATCATCATTCCAGAGCATGATTTTGATATGGTCAATGTCGCTAAACGTATTAGAGAAGGCCGTGATCGTGGTAAAAAACATTGCTTGATCATCTTAGCTGAAGGCGTTATGGGCGGTAATGAATTTGCTGATAAATTGTCTGAACATGGAGACTTCCATACGCGTGTGTCTATTTTAGGACACGTTGTTCGTGGCGGCTCACCAAGTGCTCGTGATCGTGTACTAGCAAGTAAATTCGGTTCATATGCTGTCGAATTATTGAAAGCAGGAAAAGGCGGACAATGTATTGGCATGCTAGATAACCAAGTAGTATCAGCTGATATCGTGGATACTTTGGAAAACCACAAACACAAACCGGACTTATCACTTTATGATTTAAATCAAGAGATTTCTTTTTAA
- a CDS encoding FtsW/RodA/SpoVE family cell cycle protein: MPNKIKKRHLLDYSILIPYLVLSAVGLIMVYSSTSSLLVSQGKPPTGMVITQLEFWLLSLVAMFFIYKMKTTVFQVKGFIMFAIVVISVLLLAVRFTSLGAEINGAKGWIQIGSFSMQPAEYLKIMVIWYLAYILGRRQKYIDKEFKKAVFRPMLLVGFLIFLVAIQPDLGNAAILTLLVIIMVLASGVNYMYTYVVGGAGILGSIAVIQTLLLTGGSFIPDRYQYVYQRFAIFLNPFKDERNAGHQLANSYYAINNGGWFGKGLGNSIQKKGFLPEAHSDFIFAITIEELGLFVALIILAILMFMIARIILVGVRSKKPFNSLMCIGIGSMLLIQVFINLGGITGVIPLTGVTFPFLSQGGNSVLIISIAVAFVLNISADEKKQKMDQEYQLLGNQ; encoded by the coding sequence TTGCCAAACAAGATAAAAAAGAGGCATCTGTTAGATTATAGCATTTTGATCCCGTACTTAGTCCTTAGTGCAGTGGGATTGATCATGGTATACAGTTCAACATCCTCTTTGTTAGTTTCACAAGGAAAACCGCCGACCGGCATGGTTATTACGCAATTGGAGTTTTGGCTTTTAAGTTTAGTTGCAATGTTTTTTATCTATAAGATGAAAACCACTGTCTTTCAAGTTAAAGGATTTATCATGTTTGCAATCGTCGTTATCTCAGTTTTACTGTTAGCTGTTCGATTTACATCATTAGGTGCGGAGATCAATGGAGCCAAAGGGTGGATTCAAATTGGTTCATTTTCAATGCAGCCTGCTGAGTATTTAAAAATCATGGTGATCTGGTATTTAGCGTATATTTTAGGACGAAGACAGAAGTATATCGATAAAGAATTTAAAAAAGCTGTATTTAGACCGATGCTTTTGGTTGGTTTTTTAATTTTTCTTGTTGCGATTCAACCCGACTTGGGAAATGCAGCTATTTTGACTTTATTGGTGATTATCATGGTACTTGCTAGTGGTGTTAATTACATGTATACATATGTAGTTGGCGGTGCTGGAATTTTAGGTAGTATTGCTGTTATTCAAACTTTACTTTTAACCGGAGGCAGTTTTATTCCTGATAGGTATCAATATGTGTATCAACGTTTCGCTATTTTCTTGAATCCATTTAAGGATGAACGAAATGCTGGTCATCAGTTGGCTAATTCTTATTATGCGATTAACAATGGCGGCTGGTTCGGAAAAGGGTTAGGCAATAGTATTCAGAAAAAAGGTTTTTTACCTGAAGCACATTCTGACTTTATTTTTGCAATCACGATTGAAGAATTAGGTTTGTTTGTAGCACTGATTATATTAGCAATCTTGATGTTTATGATTGCTCGAATTATTTTAGTTGGTGTACGATCTAAAAAACCATTTAATTCGCTAATGTGTATTGGGATTGGATCAATGCTGTTGATTCAGGTTTTTATCAATCTCGGCGGAATTACTGGAGTGATTCCTTTGACAGGAGTAACGTTCCCTTTTCTGAGTCAAGGGGGAAATAGTGTATTGATTATTTCTATTGCTGTAGCTTTTGTATTAAACATCAGTGCGGACGAGAAAAAACAAAAAATGGACCAAGAATACCAATTACTTGGTAATCAATAA
- a CDS encoding GNAT family N-acetyltransferase, with protein MIIRLENQADFAKIYHFTKEAFETAKVKDGDEQNFVERLRKSENYLPNLAFVAEKNEEIVGHIMLSKTSISNKNKISEVLILAPLTVRLDQRNQGLGGELIAIAEKEAKKFNYQMIILIGDPSYYSRHGFVQASTYGIISDKELPPEYLLAKIINPCNIKDFAGTVFIPV; from the coding sequence ATGATCATTCGTTTAGAAAATCAGGCTGATTTTGCTAAGATTTATCACTTCACGAAAGAAGCTTTTGAAACTGCAAAAGTTAAAGATGGTGATGAGCAGAACTTTGTTGAGCGCTTAAGGAAAAGTGAGAACTATTTGCCGAATCTTGCTTTTGTTGCTGAAAAAAATGAGGAAATCGTGGGACATATTATGTTGTCAAAAACGAGTATCTCAAACAAGAATAAAATAAGCGAAGTATTGATTTTAGCTCCTTTAACAGTCCGCTTAGATCAAAGAAATCAAGGGCTAGGCGGAGAGTTGATTGCTATTGCTGAAAAAGAAGCTAAAAAATTTAACTATCAAATGATTATTTTGATTGGGGATCCAAGCTACTATAGTCGTCATGGGTTTGTACAAGCAAGTACATATGGAATTATTTCAGATAAGGAGTTACCGCCAGAATATCTACTAGCTAAAATTATCAATCCATGTAACATCAAAGATTTTGCTGGTACTGTTTTTATTCCAGTTTAA
- a CDS encoding CAP-associated domain-containing protein, with amino-acid sequence MKRFLVFLGVFFVVLIGGYLQPVFFPADNMQQEADHGRQVVSHTALPYEEISTSGYAAYIGKETADFVTKFGEPIEKQQTGMGYELWVYGEKDTDYLEINVRDGKISAIKAFNESKETMPFSIGMKLSDVSELMTIYSNFAFTYKENNYNVELMEEDMNYRPLIAFDNKTFALLFFNHGTGKLAAVTYLDKKTLLTIMPYQLVEGEVIPISVTDQVSGFDAIKSHQVIQIINLLKLKEGLPAYRVNTESQKNAQKLFDALLKNQKNILSLERAENWQFSKEQMTAETVFTLTNDEYQKLLKVGQLDKKKATGMYTEPVYDPTFTVLSWFSDSLYHSRFAHQEKEDIGVAFSKASMLVLLQETEKEISQTEESE; translated from the coding sequence ATGAAACGATTTTTAGTTTTTTTAGGCGTTTTCTTTGTAGTCCTGATAGGTGGTTATTTACAGCCTGTCTTTTTCCCTGCTGATAACATGCAGCAAGAAGCAGATCATGGGAGGCAGGTTGTCTCCCATACTGCGTTACCGTATGAAGAAATTTCAACTTCTGGTTATGCTGCGTACATAGGTAAAGAAACAGCTGATTTTGTGACTAAGTTCGGTGAGCCGATTGAAAAGCAACAAACAGGCATGGGCTATGAACTATGGGTGTATGGTGAAAAAGATACGGATTATCTCGAAATAAATGTTCGAGATGGAAAAATTTCTGCAATCAAAGCGTTTAATGAGTCAAAAGAGACGATGCCATTTTCAATTGGGATGAAACTATCGGACGTTTCAGAGTTGATGACTATTTATTCAAATTTTGCGTTTACATATAAAGAAAACAACTATAATGTTGAGCTAATGGAAGAAGATATGAATTATCGTCCGCTAATAGCGTTTGATAATAAGACATTTGCGCTCTTATTTTTTAATCATGGTACTGGGAAGCTTGCAGCCGTTACGTATTTAGATAAAAAAACACTATTGACAATAATGCCTTATCAATTAGTTGAAGGTGAAGTCATTCCTATTTCAGTAACCGACCAAGTGTCAGGTTTTGATGCAATTAAAAGCCACCAAGTTATCCAAATCATCAATCTGTTGAAGCTTAAAGAAGGTTTACCAGCCTATCGGGTAAACACTGAAAGTCAAAAAAATGCTCAAAAACTTTTTGATGCTCTGCTTAAAAATCAAAAAAACATTCTTTCGCTAGAGCGAGCAGAAAATTGGCAGTTTAGTAAAGAGCAAATGACAGCTGAGACTGTTTTTACGTTAACCAATGACGAGTACCAAAAGTTATTGAAAGTGGGTCAATTAGACAAGAAAAAAGCCACTGGAATGTACACAGAGCCAGTTTATGACCCTACATTTACCGTGTTATCATGGTTTTCTGATTCATTGTACCATTCGCGATTTGCCCATCAAGAAAAAGAAGACATTGGCGTTGCGTTCTCTAAAGCAAGTATGTTAGTCTTATTACAAGAAACAGAGAAAGAAATATCTCAAACAGAGGAAAGTGAATAA
- a CDS encoding pyruvate carboxylase — protein sequence MEKVLVANRGEIAIRIFRACTEMHIGTVAIYAAEDEYSVHRFKADEAYLVGKGKKPIEAYLDMEDIIRIAKKSGADAIHPGYGFLSENLEFARRCEEEGLIFVGPTLHHLDIFGDKIKAKEAAVAAGIASIPGSDGPVDSVEGVLDFGRTHGFPIMIKAALGGGGRGMRVAHDEKEAREGYDRAKSEAKAAFGSDEVYVEKYISNPKHIEVQILGDKHGNVIHLFERDCSVQRRHQKVVEVAPCVSMSEEKRKEICDAAVQLMKHVGYVNAGTVEFLVEGDHFYFIEVNPRVQVEHTITEMITDIDIVVSQLQIAQGLDLHKDMKIPHQEEITLNGAAIQCRITTEDPLNHFMPDTGKIDTYRSPGGFGVRLDVGNAYSGAVVTPYFDSLLVKVCTHGFTFEKAIQKMERCLREFRIRGVKTNIPFLHKVIAHPQFQSGEAKTTFIDNTPQLFEFPKLRDRGNKTMKYIGEVTVNGFPGIEKSTKKYFDAPRIPTDLELRSDYVTAKNILDKDGAKGVIDWVKKQENVLLTDTTFRDAHQSLLATRVRTQDFKEIARLTGEGLPELFSSEMWGGATFDVAYRFLNEDPWQRLRKIRKLMPNTLLQMLFRGSNAVGYQNYSDNVIEEFIKESARQGIDVFRIFDSLNWLPQMEKSIQAVRDTGKIAEAAICYTGDINDPTRAKYNVEYYKNMAKELEQMGAHIIAIKDMAGLLKPQAAYRLISELKDTTDLPIHLHTHDTSGNGIITYSAATKAGVDIVDVATSAMSGATSQPSMSSLYYALVNGDRTPDVNIDNTQKINHYWEDVRMYYKPFENGLNAPQTEVYMHEMPGGQYSNLQQQAKAVGLGHKWDDIKKMYHTVNLMFGDIVKVTPSSKVVGDMALFMVQNNLTEKDIYDNGEELSFPESVVTFFQGDLGQPVGGFPKDLQRIILKGRPAFTERPGSLAAPVNFDKVKDELAEKIGYEPKLEEILSYLMYPQVFLDYRTSYQNFGDVTLLDTPTFFQGIRQGESVEVQIEKGKTLIIRLDEIGDPDIEGNRVLFFNLNGQRREIVIKDTSIKSSVQAKRKAEPTNKEQIGATMSGSVLQVLVNKGDKVKKGDALLVTEAMKMETTIEARFDGIVEHIYVFEDEPISSGDLLIEVKEN from the coding sequence ATGGAAAAAGTTTTAGTAGCAAATCGTGGAGAAATTGCAATTCGAATTTTTAGAGCCTGTACAGAGATGCACATCGGGACAGTAGCAATCTATGCAGCAGAAGATGAATATTCTGTTCATCGTTTTAAGGCTGACGAAGCCTATTTAGTTGGTAAAGGTAAAAAGCCGATTGAAGCCTACCTTGATATGGAGGATATTATCCGAATTGCCAAAAAATCAGGAGCTGATGCGATTCATCCAGGCTATGGTTTTTTGTCTGAGAATCTAGAATTTGCTCGTCGTTGTGAAGAAGAAGGTCTTATTTTTGTAGGACCAACATTACATCATTTAGATATATTTGGAGATAAGATCAAAGCAAAAGAAGCCGCTGTGGCAGCGGGTATAGCATCAATACCAGGTTCTGATGGACCTGTTGACTCAGTTGAGGGTGTTTTAGATTTTGGTAGAACGCACGGCTTTCCAATTATGATCAAAGCAGCTCTTGGCGGTGGTGGCCGTGGCATGCGGGTGGCTCATGACGAAAAAGAAGCTAGAGAAGGTTATGATCGGGCGAAAAGTGAAGCGAAGGCTGCATTTGGTTCTGATGAAGTCTATGTAGAAAAATATATCTCCAATCCAAAACATATTGAAGTTCAAATTTTAGGGGATAAGCATGGAAATGTAATTCATTTATTTGAGCGTGATTGTTCGGTTCAGCGTCGTCATCAAAAAGTTGTAGAGGTAGCTCCTTGTGTGTCAATGAGTGAAGAGAAACGCAAAGAAATCTGTGATGCTGCGGTTCAATTAATGAAGCATGTTGGCTATGTTAATGCTGGAACTGTTGAATTTTTAGTCGAAGGGGACCATTTTTATTTTATCGAAGTCAATCCACGTGTTCAAGTAGAGCATACGATTACTGAGATGATCACAGATATTGATATTGTCGTATCTCAATTGCAAATTGCGCAAGGTCTTGATTTGCATAAAGACATGAAGATTCCTCACCAAGAAGAAATCACTTTAAATGGAGCAGCTATTCAATGTCGAATCACAACGGAAGATCCATTGAACCATTTTATGCCAGATACCGGTAAGATCGACACGTATCGTTCACCAGGTGGTTTTGGTGTGAGGCTTGATGTTGGTAATGCTTATTCTGGTGCAGTAGTCACTCCGTATTTCGATTCTCTATTGGTAAAAGTTTGTACGCACGGATTTACTTTTGAAAAAGCTATCCAAAAGATGGAACGATGCTTAAGAGAATTTAGAATTCGCGGTGTAAAAACAAATATTCCATTTTTGCACAAGGTGATTGCTCATCCACAATTTCAATCTGGTGAAGCGAAAACAACCTTTATTGATAATACACCACAATTATTCGAATTTCCGAAATTAAGAGACCGAGGCAACAAAACCATGAAATACATTGGTGAAGTAACGGTTAATGGATTTCCAGGAATCGAAAAATCAACGAAAAAATATTTTGATGCACCACGTATTCCAACTGACTTAGAGTTACGAAGTGATTATGTGACTGCTAAAAATATTTTAGATAAAGATGGTGCAAAAGGTGTAATCGATTGGGTCAAGAAACAAGAAAATGTGCTATTGACGGATACGACTTTCCGTGACGCTCATCAAAGTTTATTAGCAACTCGTGTAAGAACACAAGACTTCAAAGAAATTGCGCGCTTAACTGGTGAAGGATTACCAGAGCTATTTTCTAGTGAAATGTGGGGCGGGGCTACTTTTGATGTTGCATATCGCTTCTTAAATGAAGATCCATGGCAAAGACTTCGCAAAATTCGTAAGTTAATGCCAAATACGCTGCTGCAGATGCTATTTAGAGGATCAAATGCAGTCGGTTATCAAAATTATTCTGATAATGTTATTGAAGAGTTCATTAAAGAATCAGCACGTCAAGGTATTGATGTGTTCCGTATTTTTGATAGCCTAAACTGGCTGCCGCAAATGGAAAAAAGTATTCAAGCAGTTAGAGATACAGGTAAAATTGCGGAAGCGGCTATTTGTTATACTGGTGATATCAATGATCCAACTCGAGCAAAATATAATGTTGAATATTACAAAAATATGGCTAAAGAGCTTGAACAGATGGGCGCTCATATTATTGCCATTAAAGATATGGCTGGGTTGCTAAAACCACAAGCCGCGTATCGTTTGATTAGCGAACTAAAAGATACAACGGATTTACCGATTCATTTGCATACGCATGATACAAGCGGCAATGGGATTATCACTTATTCAGCAGCAACTAAAGCAGGCGTAGATATTGTCGATGTGGCGACAAGTGCAATGAGTGGCGCAACCAGCCAACCTAGTATGAGTAGTTTGTATTATGCTCTGGTCAATGGTGATCGGACGCCAGATGTGAATATTGACAATACACAAAAAATCAATCACTATTGGGAAGATGTTCGGATGTATTATAAACCATTCGAAAATGGTTTAAATGCGCCGCAAACAGAAGTCTACATGCATGAAATGCCAGGCGGACAGTATTCTAACTTACAGCAACAAGCGAAAGCAGTTGGATTAGGACATAAATGGGATGATATCAAAAAAATGTATCACACCGTTAACCTGATGTTTGGAGATATTGTGAAGGTCACACCATCGTCAAAAGTTGTTGGTGATATGGCACTTTTCATGGTTCAAAATAATTTAACTGAAAAAGATATCTACGATAATGGAGAAGAATTGAGTTTTCCTGAATCAGTAGTAACGTTTTTCCAAGGAGATTTAGGTCAACCTGTAGGTGGATTTCCTAAAGATTTACAAAGAATTATTTTAAAAGGACGTCCAGCGTTTACTGAAAGACCAGGAAGTTTAGCAGCACCAGTTAATTTTGATAAAGTAAAAGACGAATTGGCTGAAAAAATCGGTTATGAGCCAAAATTGGAAGAAATTTTGAGCTATCTGATGTATCCTCAAGTATTTCTGGATTATCGCACATCGTATCAAAATTTTGGAGATGTGACATTATTAGATACACCAACGTTTTTCCAAGGAATTCGTCAAGGTGAATCTGTAGAAGTTCAAATTGAAAAAGGTAAAACGTTGATTATTCGCTTAGATGAAATTGGTGACCCTGATATTGAGGGGAACAGAGTGTTGTTCTTCAATCTAAATGGTCAACGCCGCGAAATAGTTATAAAGGATACCTCTATCAAATCTTCTGTTCAAGCAAAACGTAAAGCAGAGCCGACGAATAAAGAACAAATCGGTGCAACAATGTCAGGATCTGTTCTCCAAGTGTTAGTTAATAAAGGAGATAAAGTTAAAAAAGGTGATGCATTGTTAGTCACAGAAGCGATGAAGATGGAAACAACAATCGAAGCACGTTTTGATGGAATCGTTGAACATATTTACGTTTTTGAAGACGAACCAATCAGTTCTGGTGATCTATTAATAGAAGTAAAAGAAAATTAA
- the pyk gene encoding pyruvate kinase — protein MKKTKIVCTIGPASETVDMLVNLMNAGMNVCRLNFSHGDFEEHGNRIKNIREAAKITGKRVAILLDTKGPEIRTNEMENGAITLRTGDAVRLSMTEVLGTNEKFSITYPELINDVNVGSHILLDDGLIDLEVTDIDRTANEIVTLVKNEGVLKNKKGVNVPGVSVNLPGITDKDAADIRFGIEQGVDFIAASFVRRATDVLEITKILEEQDATHIQIIPKIENQEGIDNIDEILKVSDGLMVARGDMGVEIPTEDVPVVQKELIKKCNALGKPVITATQMLDSMQRNPRPTRAEANDVANAIYDGTDAVMLSGETAAGDYPLEAVQTMARIAVRTEEALINQDSFALKLYSKTDMAEAIGQSVGHTARNLGIQTIVAATESGHTARMISKYRPKSHIVAITFTEQKARSLSLSWGVYATVADKPASTDEMFNLATHTAQEEGFASEGDLIIITAGVPVGEKGTTNLMKIQMIGSKLVQGQGIGEASVIAKAVVANTAEEAVANATEGSILVVKTTDKDYMPAIDKAIALVVEEGGLTSHAAVVAIAKDIPVIVGAADATNLIANDELITVDPRRGIVYRGATTAI, from the coding sequence ATGAAAAAAACGAAAATCGTATGTACGATCGGACCAGCTAGCGAAACTGTTGACATGCTAGTAAACTTAATGAATGCAGGAATGAATGTTTGCCGTTTGAACTTCTCACATGGTGATTTTGAAGAACATGGCAACCGTATCAAAAATATTCGTGAAGCTGCAAAAATTACAGGAAAACGTGTAGCGATCTTACTTGATACAAAAGGCCCTGAAATCCGTACGAACGAAATGGAAAATGGTGCGATCACTTTAAGAACTGGTGATGCGGTACGTCTTTCTATGACAGAAGTCTTAGGAACAAACGAAAAATTCTCAATCACTTACCCAGAATTAATTAACGATGTAAACGTCGGTTCTCATATTCTTTTAGATGATGGATTGATCGATTTAGAAGTAACTGATATCGACCGCACTGCAAATGAAATCGTTACGCTTGTTAAAAACGAAGGCGTTCTAAAAAACAAAAAAGGTGTTAACGTACCTGGTGTTTCTGTAAACCTTCCGGGTATTACTGATAAAGATGCCGCTGATATCCGTTTCGGTATCGAACAAGGTGTTGACTTTATCGCAGCAAGTTTTGTTCGTCGTGCTACTGACGTTTTAGAAATTACTAAAATTTTAGAAGAGCAAGATGCAACACATATCCAAATCATTCCTAAAATCGAAAACCAAGAAGGAATCGACAATATTGACGAAATCCTAAAAGTTTCTGATGGTTTGATGGTTGCTCGTGGTGATATGGGTGTTGAAATTCCAACTGAAGACGTTCCTGTTGTTCAAAAAGAGTTGATCAAAAAATGTAACGCTTTAGGTAAACCAGTTATCACTGCAACTCAGATGTTAGATTCCATGCAACGTAACCCACGTCCAACACGTGCGGAAGCAAATGACGTTGCCAATGCAATCTATGACGGAACAGATGCAGTAATGCTTTCAGGTGAAACTGCGGCTGGGGATTACCCATTAGAAGCAGTTCAAACAATGGCTCGCATCGCTGTTCGTACAGAAGAAGCGTTGATCAACCAAGACTCATTCGCATTAAAATTATACAGCAAAACAGATATGGCTGAAGCTATTGGTCAATCAGTTGGTCATACTGCACGTAATTTGGGTATTCAAACAATCGTTGCTGCAACTGAATCAGGTCATACAGCTCGTATGATTTCTAAATACCGTCCAAAATCTCATATTGTTGCGATTACATTCACAGAACAAAAAGCTCGCAGCTTATCATTATCTTGGGGTGTTTATGCAACTGTTGCTGACAAACCAGCAAGTACAGATGAAATGTTCAATTTAGCGACTCACACTGCTCAAGAAGAAGGTTTTGCAAGTGAGGGCGACTTGATCATTATTACAGCTGGTGTACCAGTAGGCGAAAAAGGTACAACAAACTTAATGAAGATTCAAATGATCGGATCAAAATTAGTTCAAGGTCAAGGAATCGGCGAAGCTTCAGTTATTGCTAAGGCAGTTGTAGCGAATACAGCTGAAGAAGCTGTAGCAAATGCAACAGAAGGGTCTATCCTTGTTGTAAAAACAACTGATAAGGATTATATGCCTGCAATTGACAAAGCAATTGCTTTAGTTGTAGAAGAAGGCGGATTAACTTCTCATGCAGCAGTTGTTGCAATTGCGAAAGATATTCCAGTAATTGTTGGTGCAGCTGATGCAACAAACTTGATTGCTAACGATGAATTGATCACTGTTGATCCTCGTCGTGGTATTGTATACCGTGGTGCAACAACAGCAATCTAA
- the adhP gene encoding alcohol dehydrogenase AdhP, whose amino-acid sequence MKAAVVTKENNGKVEIKEVDVRPLEAGEALVDVEYCGVCHTDLHVAHGDFGEVPGRVIGHEGIGIVKEIAPGVESLKVGDRVSIAWFFEGCGTCEYCITGRETFCRQVKNAGFSVDGAMAEQCIVKADYAVKVPEGLDPAQASSISCAGVTCYKAIKVSDVKPGQWVAIYGIGGLGNLAIQYAKNVFNAKVIAVDINDDKLEFAKELGADLVCNPLTDGDAGAWIQEKVGGAHAAVVTAVSKVAFNQAVDSVRAAGKVVAVGLPPETMDLAIVKTVLDGIQIVGSLVGTRKDLEEAFQFGAEGKVVPVVETRCLHEVNDIFEEMEQGKIKGRMVVDLKK is encoded by the coding sequence ATGAAGGCAGCTGTTGTAACTAAAGAAAATAATGGAAAAGTAGAAATCAAAGAAGTAGACGTTAGACCCCTAGAAGCAGGTGAAGCGTTAGTCGATGTAGAATATTGCGGCGTTTGTCATACTGATTTACATGTGGCTCATGGAGATTTTGGGGAAGTACCAGGCAGAGTGATCGGTCATGAAGGTATTGGAATCGTTAAAGAAATTGCACCAGGTGTGGAGAGTCTTAAAGTTGGGGATCGTGTAAGTATTGCATGGTTCTTTGAAGGGTGCGGAACTTGCGAGTACTGTATTACAGGTCGAGAAACATTTTGTCGCCAAGTAAAAAATGCTGGATTTTCAGTAGATGGTGCGATGGCGGAGCAATGTATTGTTAAAGCGGACTATGCTGTAAAAGTCCCAGAAGGATTAGATCCAGCCCAAGCAAGTAGTATTTCTTGTGCGGGGGTTACTTGTTATAAAGCAATTAAAGTTTCAGATGTAAAACCTGGACAGTGGGTTGCTATTTATGGTATTGGAGGTTTAGGTAATTTAGCGATTCAATATGCCAAAAATGTTTTCAATGCTAAAGTGATTGCCGTTGATATCAATGATGATAAACTAGAATTTGCTAAAGAGCTAGGTGCTGACTTAGTTTGTAACCCATTGACAGATGGCGATGCAGGAGCATGGATCCAAGAGAAAGTTGGGGGCGCTCACGCTGCGGTTGTTACAGCTGTTTCTAAAGTTGCATTTAACCAAGCCGTCGATTCAGTTAGAGCTGCTGGTAAAGTTGTTGCAGTTGGTTTGCCACCAGAAACAATGGACTTAGCTATTGTAAAAACTGTATTAGATGGGATCCAAATCGTAGGTTCACTAGTAGGGACCCGTAAAGATCTGGAAGAAGCATTCCAATTTGGTGCAGAAGGCAAAGTGGTGCCAGTTGTAGAAACACGTTGCTTACATGAAGTTAACGACATTTTTGAAGAAATGGAACAAGGGAAAATCAAAGGAAGAATGGTCGTTGATTTAAAGAAATAA
- a CDS encoding YlbF family regulator: MIVTEKLFEIEDQTEKLVQAILTSKSIESYKINRQSMYGSKDVRDKQKAFLDAKDAFERIEAYGNHAPDFRTKQRAVRQAKRALDLSEEVAEFRFSETEIQTILDLVGMSVAKTISDDIKVDAGNPFFEKGKHSGCGGSCHAS, translated from the coding sequence ATGATAGTTACAGAAAAACTTTTTGAAATAGAAGATCAGACGGAAAAGCTCGTACAAGCGATTTTAACGAGTAAGAGTATTGAATCTTATAAAATAAATCGTCAGTCAATGTATGGATCAAAAGATGTTCGTGACAAACAAAAAGCATTTTTAGATGCAAAAGATGCTTTTGAACGGATTGAAGCATATGGCAATCACGCACCTGATTTTCGCACCAAACAACGAGCAGTTCGTCAAGCAAAACGAGCACTGGATCTGAGTGAGGAAGTTGCAGAATTTCGTTTCTCAGAAACAGAGATACAGACGATTCTAGATTTGGTGGGTATGTCAGTAGCGAAAACAATTTCTGACGACATTAAAGTAGATGCTGGAAATCCGTTCTTTGAAAAAGGGAAACATTCAGGTTGTGGAGGTAGTTGTCATGCAAGTTAA